From Stigmatopora nigra isolate UIUO_SnigA chromosome 17, RoL_Snig_1.1, whole genome shotgun sequence, a single genomic window includes:
- the eif2b1 gene encoding translation initiation factor eIF2B subunit alpha, whose amino-acid sequence MNEEELLEYFRSQLKQDPDVASAVAAIRTLLEFLKRDEGETLLGLRENLTWATKRLASVDSSVAVSSGGELFLRFISLTWLEHQELARCKKRMEERGELFVDKISMSRGKVAKLCHTFIKDGAKILTHSYSRVVLRVLEKAAAEKKRFSVFVTESQPDGAGRSMAQHLRKLNVPVTVILDAAVGYILEKVDQVIVGAEGVMESGGIINKIGTYQMAACAKAHNKPFYVVAESFKFVRLYPLNQQDVPDKFKYKADTLKTQCNLSEEHPLVDYTPPSLITLLFTDLGVLTPSAVSDELIKLYL is encoded by the exons ATGAATGAAGAAG AGTTGTTGGAGTACTTCCGCAGCCAACTGAAGCAGGACCCCGACGTGGCTTCGGCAGTGGCCGCCATCCGGACGTTGCTTGAGTTCCTCAAGCGTGATGAAG GCGAGACGCTGCTGGGTCTGAGGGAGAACCTGACGTGGGCCACCAAACGCTTAGCCAGTGTGGACTCGTCAGTGGCCGTGTCTTCTGGTGGTGAACTATTCCTTCGCTTCATCAGCCTCACGTGGCTTGAGCATCAG gaaCTGGCACGCTGTAAGAAGAGGATGGAGGAGCGTGGGGAACTGTTTGTAGACAAGATCTCCATGTCCAGGGGAAAAGTGGCTAAACTATGCCATACCTTCATCAAGGACGGAGCT AAAATCTTGACGCACTCGTATTCTCGGGTGGTCTTGAGGGTGCTGGAGAAGGCGGCGGCCGAGAAGAAACGGTTCTCCGTCTTCGTCACCGAGTCGCAGCCCGACGGCGCCGG GCGGTCGATGGCGCAACACTTGAGGAAACTCAACGTTCCCGTCACCGTCATTTTGGACGCCGCCGTCGG GTATATCTTGGAGAAAGTGGATCAAGTGATCGTGGGCGCAGAAGGCGTGATGGAAAGTGGCGGTATCATCAACAAG ATCGGCACCTACCAGATGGCAGCGTGCGCCAAAGCCCACAACAAGCCCTTCTACGTGGTGGCCGAGAGTTTCAAATTTGTGCGCCTCTATCCGCTAAACCAGCAGGATGTCCCAGACAAGTTTAAG TACAAGGCCGACACATTGAAGACCCAATGCAACCTCTCGGAAGAGCACCCCCTGGTGGACTACACGCCGCCATCCCTCATCACACTGCTCTTCACTGACCTGGGCGTTTTGACGCCGTCGGCCGTCAGCGACGAGCTCATCAAGCTCTATttataa
- the uqcr10 gene encoding cytochrome b-c1 complex subunit 9: MALAKSVYNLLFRRTSTFAITIMVGAVFFERIFDQGGDAIFEQMNRGKLWKHIKHNYESKEE; encoded by the exons ATGGCGCTGGCAAAGTCTGTGTACAATCTTCTCTTCAGGAGAACGTCCACTTTCGCCATAACCATCATGGTCGGCGCTGTCTTCTTCGAACGAATATTCGACCAAGGTGGCGACGCAATCTTTGAACAAATGAATCGCGGG AAACTATGGAAACACATTAAACACAACTACGAGAGCAAGGAAGAATAA